The following coding sequences are from one Triticum dicoccoides isolate Atlit2015 ecotype Zavitan chromosome 4A, WEW_v2.0, whole genome shotgun sequence window:
- the LOC119289334 gene encoding uncharacterized protein LOC119289334 gives MYSVQAHLWVDFATMHFIGNAALWLQTYEAMHNVDSWAELCVAVFAKLNKHKYSRLIDVFFALRQDGSVDDYAHVFEEHMHKILVYNQSYDEIFFVNRFIDGLKPEIRAPVKLQHLGTVDLAYTFAQTQEALLAEDISRMTKKFEHRNKNKSYIHQGLLGASPTDQKVEDKAKWSDKMDNLRAQRRARGECFKCGEKYGPGHKCPKTVQLHVMEEFISALQLSDSSDSETETEEANATAGQSESVMQISVQAVNGTSCKESIKLQGMVGKLHLLILVDSGSSNTFISQKLVQQLQCPLEAIPTAKVAIAGGGTLQCTHQVLNLQWCCQGYTFTSSLKVLPLENYDIILGMNWLEVMSPMWVDWKLKVMEFQHENTKVTLRGLRDNTASCQPVSRKKLRGLLNTSAVDHVIQLYHISPSRDTIAPIPEAVQHILDKHKAVFSAPTELPPHRSFDHQIPLLPGATSVNVKPYRYSPMQKTEIENQIVAMLQQGIMQCNSSLFASPVLLVKKKDGTWRFCVDYRHLNAITLKHKYPMPIVEELLDELVGAKWFTKLDLRSGYHQIRIVPGEEHKTAFKVHHGLYEFRVIPFGLTNAPASFQAAMNKLFAHLLRKYVLVFMDDILIFSATLEEHLQHLQEVFRILHENQFYVKMSKCSFAQQELEYLGHIISAEGVKTDPAKIQSVQKWPTLTNIKQVRGFLGLTGYHRKFIKDYGVISRSLTELLKKDSIFLWTPTVEAAFQQLKLALSQSPVLALSNFSKPSQLKQMLATVEWEQF, from the coding sequence ATGTATTCAGTCCAAGCACATTTGTGGGTGGATTTTGCTACGATGCACTTCATTGGAAATGCAGCACTGTGGCTTCAGACATATGAAGCGATGCATAATGTTGATTCTTGGGCAGAACTGTGTGTAGCTGTTTTCGCCAAGTTAAACAAGCACAAGTACTCCAGACTCATTGATGTTTTCTTTGCCTTGCGTCAAGATGGCTCAGTGGATGACTATGCCCATGTGTTTGAGGAGCATATGCACAAGATCTTAGTCTACAATCAGTCCTATGATGAGATATTCTTTGTCAACCGGTTCATCGATGGGTTGAAACCTGAGATTCGAGCACCAGTGAAGCTGCAACATCTCGGTACTGTTGATTTggcttatacttttgcccaaaCACAAGAAGCTTTACTGGCGGAAGATATTTCTCGGATGACTAAGAAGTTTGAGCATCGAAACAAGAACAAATCGTATATTCATCAGGGGTTGTTGGGGGCTAGTCCTACTGATCAGAAAGTGGAGGACAAAGCCAAATGGTCTGATAAAATGGATAATCTGAGAGCGCAACGGCGTGCTCGTGGTgagtgctttaagtgtggggagaaGTATGGACCAGGCCACAAGTGTCCCAAAACAGTGCAGCTCCACGTCATGGAAGAATTTATCTCTGCTCTCCAGTTGTCTGACAGTTCCGATTCAGAAACTGAGACTGAAGAAGCAAATGCTACGGCGGGACAGAGTGAGTCAGTCATGCAGATATCAGTTCAAGCAGTGAATGGTACGTCATGTAAGGAAAGCATTAAACTGCAAGGTATGGTTGGCAAGCTCCATTTACTGATTCTGGTGGATTCTGGCAGTTCCAACACGTTTATTAGTCAAAAACTGGTTCAGCAATTACAGTGTCCTCTTGAAGCTATACCTACTGCTAAGGTAGCTATTGCAGGAGGGGGAACATTACAGTGCACACATCAAGTGTTGAATTTACAGTGGTGTTGTCAAGGGTACACTTTCACTAGTTCATTAAAGGTTCTGCCACTGGAAAATTATGATATCATATTGGGTATGAACTGGTTGGAAGTAATGAGCCCAATGTGGGTCGATTGGAAGTTgaaagtcatggaattccaacatGAAAATACAAAAGTTACTCTCAGGGGTTTAAGAGATAACACTGCTTCTTGTCAGCCTGTCTCTAGAAAGAAATTAAGAGGGTTGTTAAATACTTCAGCAGTGGATCATGTCATTCAGCTTTATCACATTTCTCCTAGCAGAGATACTATTGCCCCAATACCTGAAGCAGTGCAGCACATCTTGGATAAACATAAGGCTGTCTTTAGTGCACCCACTGAACTTCCTCCTCACAGGTCCTTCGATCATCAGATTCCATTGCTTCCGGGGGCTACTTCAGTGAATGTTAAACCCTATCGTTATAGCCCAATGCAGAAAACTGAAATTGAAAACCAGATTGTGGCTATGTTACAGCAGGGGATTATGCAGTGCAACTCTAGTTTGTTTGCATCTCCTGTCTTACTAGTAAAGAAAAAGGATGGAACTTGGCGGTTTTGTGTGGATTATAGGCATCTAAATGCTATTACCCTCAAGCATAAATATCCTATGCCCATCGTGGAGGAACTTCTGGATGAACTGGTAGGAGCAAAATGGTTTACCAAGCTCGACTTAcggtctggataccatcaaattagaaTTGTTCCTGGTGAAGAACATAAAACAGCATTTAAAGTACACCATGGCTTGTATGAGTTCAGAGTCATTCCTTTCGGGTTGACCAATGCACCTGCTTCCTTCCAAGCTGCTATGAACAAATTGTTTGCTCATCTACTCAGGAAGTATGTGCTTGTCTTTATGGATGACATTCTGATCTTTAGTGCCACTTTAGAAGAGCACCTCCAACACTTGCAGGAAGTGTTTCGAATCCTGCATGAAAATCAGTTTTATGTCAAGATGAGCAAGTGCTCTTTTGCTCAACAGGAATTGGAGTATTTGGGCCACATTATCAGTGCTGAGGGAGTGAAGACCGATCCTGCCAAGATTCAAAGTGTGCAGAAGTGGCCTACTCTTACAAACATTAAGCAAGTCAGAGGGTTTCTGGGCCTGACTGGATACCATAGGAAGTTCATCAAAGATTATGGGGTCATCAGCAGGAGTTTAACCGAACTGTTAAAAAAGGACAGCATCTTTTTGTGGACCCCTACAGTGGAGGCTGCATTCCAGCAATTAAAATTAGCTCTGTCTCAATCTCCTGTCTTGGCGTTGTCGAACTTCAGCAAACCTTCACAATTGAAACAGATGCTAGCAACTGTGGAGTgggagcagttctaa